A window of the Butyricimonas faecalis genome harbors these coding sequences:
- the purN gene encoding phosphoribosylglycinamide formyltransferase produces the protein MKKIAIFASGSGSNAENIINYFKNDTENVVKIVFCNKPDAYVLERAKRLNVPTFVFGREEFFHSDLVLNELKRLDIDLIVLAGFLWKVPDAIIDAYQNRVINIHPALLPSYGGKGMYGMKVHEAVIAAGEKESGITIHHVNNHYDEGATIFQAKCEIDPGDTPETLATKVHALEYEHFPRVIKEFLDNL, from the coding sequence ATGAAAAAAATTGCAATATTTGCCTCTGGTTCAGGTTCTAACGCTGAAAATATCATTAATTATTTTAAAAATGACACCGAAAATGTCGTAAAAATCGTGTTCTGTAACAAGCCCGATGCCTATGTTCTGGAACGGGCAAAACGTTTAAACGTGCCGACATTCGTTTTCGGGCGGGAAGAGTTTTTTCATTCTGACTTGGTTCTAAACGAGTTGAAACGTTTGGATATTGATCTGATCGTCTTGGCAGGCTTCCTGTGGAAGGTACCGGATGCCATTATTGACGCTTATCAAAACCGGGTAATCAACATCCATCCGGCCCTGTTGCCTTCATACGGGGGGAAGGGAATGTACGGCATGAAAGTACACGAGGCCGTGATCGCTGCCGGGGAAAAGGAAAGCGGCATCACGATTCATCACGTGAACAACCATTACGATGAAGGAGCCACCATTTTCCAGGCTAAATGTGAAATCGACCCGGGAGACACGCCGGAAACCCTGGCAACAAAAGTCCATGCCTTGGAATACGAACATTTCCCCCGCGTGATCAAAGAATTCTTGGATAATTTATGA
- a CDS encoding acyl carrier protein, with product MSDIQNRVKAIIVDKLGVDESEVKPEATFTNDLGADSLDTVELIMELEKEFNITIPDDQAEKIATVGDAIAYVEANAQ from the coding sequence ATGTCTGACATTCAAAACAGAGTTAAAGCTATCATTGTTGATAAATTAGGAGTTGACGAAAGTGAAGTTAAACCGGAAGCTACGTTTACTAACGACTTAGGAGCTGACTCTTTGGATACGGTAGAGTTGATCATGGAACTGGAGAAAGAATTCAACATCACTATTCCGGACGATCAAGCAGAGAAAATCGCTACCGTGGGCGATGCTATTGCATACGTTGAAGCTAACGCTCAATAA